The Amycolatopsis sp. DG1A-15b genome window below encodes:
- a CDS encoding DUF6295 family protein, producing the protein MCTYLTEKFALEGSGKGARGWFRLNEGTVYVDHPVHAPYAHTVNIDFRNPALGASARVALELTEEDALALADAIHAAVKSAPAGLASRTQ; encoded by the coding sequence ATGTGCACTTACCTGACGGAGAAGTTCGCGCTCGAAGGCAGCGGCAAGGGCGCCCGCGGCTGGTTCCGCCTGAACGAAGGCACCGTGTACGTCGACCACCCGGTGCACGCGCCCTACGCGCACACGGTGAACATCGACTTCCGCAACCCCGCCCTGGGCGCGTCGGCGCGGGTCGCGTTGGAGCTGACCGAAGAGGACGCGCTCGCCTTGGCGGACGCGATCCACGCCGCGGTCAAGTCCGCCCCGGCCGGGTTGGCTTCCCGCACCCAGTAA